The proteins below are encoded in one region of Cytophagales bacterium:
- a CDS encoding C25 family cysteine peptidase — MLRNSFLTLVSCLCLSISAVGQYGNEWILYDQDYFKLTVVNDGWYRVTASELEAAGFLTDQVAADRLRLFKNGEEIAMDVTSQNGRLVSFEFYGERNDGQLDQPIYISPDAQPHDYYALFSEATTYFLTYANAGPDGLRMGFSTDNDNSGLIPETFHTAESLLLQTNRYATGRQYTVESLNIPQYDFGEGWSGNLVARNSSQDFSFSLSDIVTSGPDPSLEIVMIGGNNQEHGIDVLVGPDETSLRTLATVNFTGQTSFTFVDDLQWTDISSDGSFLVRASVVGTQNSADQVSFAALKVDYAQAYEVQELDTIKAFELPINGLGRSFLRVNHSNPDDLRFFDITDANAPIRLNFRTNQSPSRAEVVVNGTAATRTILSVRDTKAVPSIQSYRFSEIDLSEANYLIVSHPNLRNPIDGVDPVEAYAAYRASATGGGFNVEITNIQDVYDQFSFGYPSPLAIRNMVQMGFEQGNLDHLFLIGKGLTINSAFYRDRESVPSDGSVNLIPGFGHPGSDLLYVSGFEQGGSIDPVMSVGRITATNPGEVRGYLNKVIEHEAVPYNELWRKRILQLSGGQNERELSIFAGYVRQFARTAANGLLGGSAQNISKGTTENVEFVNINEQVDRGVGMITFFGHSGSFVTDIEVGEVNTFENQGRYPGLFLVNGCNAGEIYGRQESFGEPWVLTENLGAMSFVAHTDLAFARNLFNYSDLLYEVAYEDPNTFGTSIGEIIQEVSIRYLDNSSTNDALSQVFAMVLQGDPALKLFAPESPDFNISANKIEAHAIVGDLILASQDSFRIDVVVENFGRTQTDPLSIRLSQTLPDGTEKQSLRSFPAVAFQDTLSFYVRNELGERVEGNHLFSITLDPNQLIEELDKFNNQATVEVFVSSGSTLALSPINNAVIESTAATLTWQPVNVLEPGRDYELEIDSVNTFNSSFLSRAVINGEGLLSHRPDLSNVPDSSTVFWRTRYADRTRDQDTLWTTSSFTVINQANTDGWGLFDPDQLLEIENNQISYDQANNLWEFDNTYEELEVSTFGGNTTEVPAGSETLFVGNVDLLTTSFGPSVCANNAINVVIFDRRTANPYTPLTGSGLLCGNIPERVYSLDATEILGSNRWLEQLVDAMQTGDQILLFNKGTVDYTAWDNQLRTKLEEVGISSATIEGLVAGQATIFLGTKGASAGSAIATITDNTSRPITEQIIQLDTVSRGTFDAGSLTSAYIGPATSWSNATIDVSTEPSDLVNLDIVGLNTSGEEVTLIGGVVDRQIDLSTIDASTYPFLRAQFRLSDEIDFTPAQLNYMHVQYDVPPDGMLLFPNDEPVNIQEGDTLRASFYFYNYSEQTFQDSVQINTTLLNNEDGSVITLSENILAPAPGDSVRYDLEEDSRGRVGNYNMVVQARPNGTELYSVNNFFSTPNYLDVAADELNPILDITFDGVYILNGDIVSPDPQINIILKDQEASLIKTDTTGISVELKTGDDGTFEQILFGSEQLSFTPATEEEDFSMLYQPGPLEDGSYTLRVRATDESGNRASEVNGAYEIRFEVINESSISHFYPYPNPFSTSTRFVFTLTGLDVPDEIKIQIMTVTGRVVREILQDEIGPIRVGNNITQYAWDGRDEYGNLLANGVYFYRVITNANGQAIERRSTIADRAFKDGYGKLYILR; from the coding sequence GGTCGTCAACGACGGATGGTACCGGGTCACAGCTTCGGAACTGGAAGCTGCGGGTTTCCTTACCGATCAAGTCGCTGCAGATCGATTGCGGTTGTTCAAAAATGGAGAGGAAATCGCCATGGACGTCACCAGCCAAAATGGAAGACTGGTGAGCTTTGAATTCTACGGAGAACGTAACGACGGCCAACTGGATCAACCCATTTATATCTCTCCCGATGCGCAACCTCATGATTATTATGCGCTGTTCTCAGAAGCTACCACCTACTTCCTGACTTACGCTAATGCCGGTCCTGATGGTCTGCGCATGGGATTCTCCACTGACAATGATAATTCCGGCCTTATTCCTGAGACTTTTCACACGGCCGAATCTTTGTTACTTCAAACCAACCGATATGCTACCGGAAGACAGTATACAGTAGAAAGCTTGAATATTCCGCAATATGATTTCGGAGAAGGCTGGAGTGGCAATCTGGTTGCTAGAAATTCGAGTCAGGACTTTTCTTTTTCATTAAGTGATATCGTCACATCAGGCCCGGACCCAAGCCTGGAAATCGTGATGATCGGTGGTAACAACCAGGAACATGGCATCGATGTACTGGTCGGCCCGGATGAAACCTCCTTGCGAACACTGGCAACGGTAAATTTTACCGGGCAAACTTCCTTCACATTCGTCGATGACCTGCAATGGACCGATATCAGTTCGGATGGGTCTTTTCTGGTCAGGGCATCAGTAGTAGGGACTCAAAATTCAGCCGACCAGGTTTCGTTCGCTGCATTGAAAGTGGATTACGCTCAAGCCTATGAAGTACAGGAATTGGATACGATCAAAGCATTCGAATTACCCATCAATGGGCTCGGACGTTCCTTTCTTCGGGTAAACCACAGCAATCCTGATGACCTCCGTTTTTTTGATATCACGGATGCTAATGCTCCTATTCGGTTGAATTTCCGAACGAATCAGAGTCCAAGCCGTGCAGAAGTTGTCGTAAATGGCACTGCTGCTACGAGGACTATACTTTCCGTTCGTGACACAAAAGCAGTTCCTTCAATCCAATCCTATCGCTTTTCTGAGATTGATCTCAGTGAGGCCAATTACCTGATCGTTAGCCACCCTAACCTTAGAAACCCCATTGACGGTGTAGATCCCGTCGAAGCTTATGCGGCTTACAGAGCAAGTGCTACTGGTGGAGGGTTTAATGTTGAAATCACGAATATTCAGGATGTTTATGACCAATTCAGTTTTGGTTATCCTTCACCACTTGCCATCAGAAACATGGTACAAATGGGATTTGAGCAAGGCAATCTTGATCATTTATTCCTGATCGGAAAAGGACTGACCATCAACAGCGCGTTTTACAGGGACAGGGAATCCGTACCTTCAGATGGATCGGTAAATTTGATTCCAGGTTTCGGCCACCCCGGCAGTGACCTGCTATATGTCAGTGGATTCGAACAAGGAGGCAGCATCGATCCTGTGATGTCTGTTGGTAGAATCACTGCTACCAATCCTGGTGAGGTTCGTGGCTACTTAAACAAGGTGATCGAGCATGAAGCTGTGCCCTACAATGAGCTTTGGCGTAAACGCATCCTACAATTAAGTGGGGGACAAAACGAGAGAGAGCTTTCTATTTTCGCGGGCTACGTCCGGCAGTTTGCCAGAACAGCAGCTAATGGTTTATTGGGTGGCTCTGCTCAAAACATCAGTAAAGGAACCACTGAAAACGTGGAATTCGTCAATATCAATGAGCAGGTAGATCGAGGAGTGGGCATGATCACCTTCTTTGGTCATTCGGGAAGTTTTGTCACAGACATTGAAGTAGGAGAAGTCAACACTTTCGAGAACCAGGGACGGTATCCCGGCTTGTTTTTGGTTAATGGTTGCAATGCCGGTGAAATCTATGGTCGGCAAGAGTCTTTTGGTGAGCCCTGGGTGCTGACAGAAAACCTGGGTGCCATGTCCTTTGTCGCACACACAGACCTGGCTTTTGCAAGAAACCTGTTCAACTATTCGGACCTCCTGTATGAAGTGGCCTATGAAGACCCAAATACATTTGGTACATCTATCGGAGAGATCATTCAGGAAGTATCCATCAGATATTTGGATAATTCTTCCACCAACGATGCCTTGTCTCAAGTATTTGCAATGGTCCTTCAAGGGGATCCGGCTCTCAAATTGTTTGCCCCGGAATCTCCCGATTTTAATATTTCCGCGAATAAAATTGAAGCGCATGCCATCGTAGGGGACTTGATCCTGGCCTCGCAGGATTCTTTTCGAATCGATGTTGTGGTGGAAAATTTTGGCAGAACACAAACGGACCCTTTATCCATTCGCTTGTCTCAAACTTTGCCGGATGGGACGGAGAAACAATCCTTAAGGTCTTTTCCTGCTGTAGCATTTCAAGACACATTAAGCTTCTATGTACGAAATGAATTGGGTGAGCGGGTAGAAGGCAATCATTTGTTCTCCATTACGCTGGATCCCAATCAGCTGATTGAGGAATTAGACAAATTCAATAATCAGGCTACGGTGGAAGTCTTTGTTTCCTCCGGCTCAACATTGGCATTATCCCCGATCAACAATGCAGTCATTGAATCTACGGCAGCAACATTGACCTGGCAACCCGTAAATGTTTTGGAGCCAGGTCGGGATTATGAGCTGGAAATTGACTCAGTGAACACTTTCAACAGTTCTTTTCTTAGCAGAGCAGTAATCAATGGCGAAGGATTACTCTCCCATCGCCCGGATCTTTCAAACGTGCCGGATTCGTCAACTGTATTTTGGCGCACGCGATATGCTGACCGAACACGAGATCAAGATACCTTATGGACCACCAGTAGCTTTACGGTCATTAATCAGGCAAATACTGATGGCTGGGGACTGTTTGATCCAGATCAATTATTGGAAATAGAAAACAATCAAATCAGTTATGATCAGGCGAACAATCTGTGGGAGTTTGACAATACATACGAGGAATTGGAAGTATCTACTTTCGGGGGAAACACCACCGAAGTGCCCGCTGGAAGTGAAACGCTTTTTGTGGGTAATGTCGACTTACTGACCACCAGTTTTGGCCCCAGCGTTTGTGCAAACAACGCCATCAATGTGGTGATATTTGACCGAAGAACTGCTAACCCATACACCCCTTTGACTGGTAGCGGCCTTTTATGTGGGAATATCCCGGAAAGGGTCTACAGTCTGGATGCAACAGAGATCCTGGGAAGTAACCGGTGGCTGGAGCAACTAGTCGATGCCATGCAAACAGGGGATCAAATCCTGCTGTTCAACAAAGGTACAGTGGATTATACCGCCTGGGACAATCAGCTTAGGACTAAGCTGGAAGAAGTAGGGATCAGTAGTGCGACAATTGAAGGATTGGTTGCTGGACAGGCAACAATTTTTCTGGGAACAAAAGGCGCATCCGCCGGAAGCGCCATTGCTACTATCACAGATAATACCTCACGTCCGATCACTGAGCAGATCATTCAGCTCGATACCGTTTCCAGAGGAACGTTCGATGCAGGCTCACTTACTTCAGCATACATCGGACCTGCCACGAGCTGGTCCAATGCCACGATCGATGTATCAACTGAACCCAGCGACCTTGTCAATCTCGACATTGTGGGCCTCAATACTTCAGGAGAAGAAGTTACTTTGATCGGTGGAGTAGTCGATCGACAAATTGACTTGTCAACCATTGATGCATCAACTTATCCTTTTTTAAGAGCACAATTCAGATTGTCTGACGAAATTGACTTCACACCGGCACAACTCAACTACATGCACGTACAATATGATGTCCCCCCGGATGGCATGTTGCTGTTTCCCAACGATGAACCTGTCAATATTCAGGAAGGTGATACACTCAGGGCTTCATTTTATTTCTATAATTATTCGGAGCAAACCTTTCAGGATTCTGTCCAGATCAACACCACCCTACTCAACAATGAGGATGGCTCTGTGATCACATTGAGTGAAAATATTTTAGCTCCTGCACCTGGCGATAGTGTCAGGTATGACCTGGAGGAAGATTCACGTGGACGAGTGGGTAATTACAATATGGTGGTCCAGGCAAGACCTAATGGAACGGAACTGTATTCCGTCAATAATTTCTTCAGCACTCCCAATTATCTGGACGTAGCTGCAGATGAACTCAACCCGATATTGGACATTACTTTCGATGGGGTATACATCCTCAACGGTGACATTGTCTCGCCTGATCCTCAAATCAATATCATATTGAAGGATCAAGAAGCTAGTTTGATAAAGACAGATACCACTGGTATCTCGGTAGAGTTAAAAACTGGTGATGATGGTACGTTTGAACAAATCCTGTTTGGTAGTGAGCAATTGTCATTTACTCCGGCAACGGAAGAGGAGGATTTCTCAATGCTTTACCAGCCTGGACCTCTGGAAGATGGTAGTTATACCCTGCGTGTAAGAGCCACCGACGAAAGTGGAAACCGGGCTTCGGAAGTCAATGGTGCTTATGAAATCCGATTCGAGGTGATCAACGAGTCTTCGATCTCGCATTTTTATCCATACCCGAATCCTTTTTCTACCAGTACACGATTTGTTTTCACGTTGACCGGCCTGGATGTTCCTGATGAGATTAAGATACAAATCATGACCGTGACAGGCCGAGTGGTACGGGAAATCTTGCAGGATGAGATTGGGCCCATCCGTGTAGGGAATAATATCACACAATATGCCTGGGATGGTCGTGACGAGTATGGCAATCTATTGGCTAATGGCGTGTATTTCTATCGAGTGATCACCAATGCGAATGGTCAGGCCATCGAAAGGAGAAGCACTATCGCAGACCGGGCTTTCAAGGATGGCTATGGAAAGC